The Saprospiraceae bacterium genome includes a window with the following:
- a CDS encoding paraquat-inducible protein A yields the protein MKYYSIIISGTVGALLVWASFMAISLVRDFAVYTTFKEDIAEINKVNYGLFNLQLWKKEAMTVFQNRIEDFDIDPAAYKEVEKELEKYLRNINKDYVENGKIFDNIFNEAEKSEKINKVFLKMIKDNVGVQIQNLQIQKFIPGMAVELAKELKKQEPRIKDIMRAELRKMLQSPEDDTYIDPRDKIYQKYKVDNLADANEVLKIRIEGYKLLTDNNVRNLYVLLLLIMLISFFSYKVIGFNLMIALVTLNSVIMLVVGVSLPMIDLEALLNSFSLNVLGTNINFDTQVMYFQSKSILDVTRTLLDSRGWDLKIVGLLILMFSIVFPFFKLVLSALYLYSRRLQNSKLVQNFIFYLGKWSMADVFVVAMFMAYIGFYGLLTAQMGDIAGNRNGFAVETINNSKLSAGALFFTTYCILSIITGILINRRTLNMVKEKDLQSEI from the coding sequence TTGAAATACTATTCTATCATTATTTCAGGAACAGTGGGTGCTTTATTGGTTTGGGCATCTTTTATGGCGATTTCTTTAGTTAGAGATTTTGCGGTTTATACTACATTTAAAGAAGACATAGCTGAAATAAATAAGGTCAATTACGGGCTTTTTAATCTGCAATTGTGGAAGAAAGAAGCCATGACTGTATTCCAAAACAGAATAGAAGATTTTGATATAGATCCTGCTGCTTACAAAGAAGTTGAAAAGGAACTTGAAAAATATCTCCGGAATATTAACAAAGACTATGTTGAAAATGGAAAAATATTTGATAATATTTTCAATGAAGCAGAAAAGTCAGAAAAGATCAATAAGGTATTTCTGAAAATGATTAAAGATAATGTAGGCGTACAGATTCAGAATCTCCAGATTCAGAAATTTATTCCGGGTATGGCCGTAGAACTTGCCAAAGAACTGAAAAAGCAGGAGCCGAGGATTAAAGATATTATGCGTGCAGAATTGCGAAAAATGCTTCAAAGTCCGGAGGATGACACATACATTGATCCGAGGGATAAAATCTATCAAAAATATAAAGTTGATAATCTCGCAGATGCAAATGAAGTCCTGAAGATACGAATAGAGGGTTATAAATTGCTGACAGACAACAATGTAAGAAATCTGTATGTTCTTTTGTTACTAATCATGTTGATCTCCTTTTTTAGTTATAAAGTGATCGGTTTCAATCTGATGATCGCTCTTGTGACACTCAATTCCGTAATTATGTTGGTGGTCGGAGTCAGTCTTCCAATGATAGATCTGGAAGCGTTGTTGAATTCCTTCAGTCTGAATGTTCTCGGAACCAATATAAATTTTGACACACAAGTGATGTATTTTCAGAGTAAATCTATTCTGGATGTTACACGTACTTTATTGGATAGCAGAGGTTGGGATCTCAAAATAGTTGGTTTATTAATTTTAATGTTCAGCATCGTTTTTCCATTTTTTAAATTGGTATTGTCTGCACTTTATCTTTACAGTCGCAGATTACAAAACAGTAAATTGGTACAGAACTTTATTTTTTACCTCGGCAAATGGAGCATGGCTGATGTTTTTGTAGTGGCTATGTTTATGGCATACATCGGATTTTATGGATTACTGACTGCACAAATGGGTGATATTGCCGGCAACAGAAACGGATTTGCTGTGGAGACTATTAATAATTCCAAACTTTCGGCAGGTGCTTTATTTTTTACAACCTACTGCATATTGTCTATCATCACGGGAATTCTCATAAATAGAAGGACGCTAAATATGGTAAAGGAAAAAGATCTGCAATCTGAGATATAA
- a CDS encoding TonB-dependent receptor: MLNKALNIFVRFSLLSISMITGYNSFGQTSDSLMKISGDSIFISAGRIPHLPERSSFAVSRLNHEIIQKGQQKISLIESLDYIPGVFTMNADNYAQDLRISIRGYGARSSFGIRGIKIIVDGVPETTPDGQGQVDNLDMNTIQSMEVMRGPSSGIYGNAAGGAILLQTDTGFTKNFTEISAGTGSFGFGNYHLKSGRKINKFSILLQGSHITTNGYRDHSEMRNTILNGKLKYDISPKESISFYVSHASSPTANDPGALTAPERDNNPQMAVPNNIKFLAGERLMQSKFAFNYQKKGLNNTEWQANLFYTFRDFENALPFVNGGIVSLKRHFPGGNLRFNRTVPIHDFIWKWSAGIDVELQDDLRLRFNNMDGKPGNEVFRQQETFLNSGVYMINALQASSSLEWTLGIRADFIRISAKVPDKSTEQIQYNRFNPTFGLNYRPGRNTYLFANFTTNFESPALIELSNNPSGTTGFNKNVNPQTSVNREVGMRMNIFKKLKAEMSVFYISISNEILPYELPEFPQRIFYRNAGKSRRIGMEAAATWTVSDRITGHFNYTLSDFQYTDYILNGENLNGNKPAGIPVHNLFTDWRYTSADRWFLILTGRYTSGIFVNDFNVLKDNAYVLFNLKAGATFKFKNFTLEPYGGLMNIGDERYSSNIRINAAGNRFFEPAPGRHFFAVVKVLF, encoded by the coding sequence ATGTTGAATAAGGCATTAAATATATTTGTCCGATTTTCATTGCTCAGTATTTCAATGATCACAGGATACAATAGTTTTGGTCAGACATCAGACAGCCTGATGAAAATATCAGGTGATTCAATTTTTATCTCTGCCGGAAGAATTCCTCATTTGCCCGAAAGATCTTCATTCGCTGTCAGCAGACTCAATCATGAGATTATCCAGAAAGGTCAACAAAAGATATCCCTTATAGAATCGCTGGATTATATTCCCGGCGTTTTCACAATGAATGCAGATAATTATGCGCAGGATTTAAGAATATCCATCCGAGGATATGGTGCACGTTCGTCATTTGGGATTCGCGGTATCAAAATCATAGTGGACGGTGTCCCGGAAACAACCCCCGATGGACAAGGTCAGGTGGATAATTTAGATATGAATACTATCCAAAGTATGGAAGTAATGAGAGGACCTTCTTCAGGTATTTATGGGAATGCAGCAGGTGGAGCTATTTTATTGCAAACCGATACAGGTTTTACTAAGAACTTTACAGAAATAAGCGCTGGTACGGGTTCTTTTGGTTTTGGAAATTATCATCTGAAGTCCGGAAGAAAAATAAACAAATTCAGCATCTTGCTACAGGGCTCTCACATCACAACCAACGGTTACAGAGACCATAGTGAAATGAGAAACACCATCCTGAACGGAAAGCTGAAATATGACATCAGCCCAAAAGAATCCATCTCATTTTATGTCAGTCATGCATCGAGTCCGACTGCAAATGATCCCGGAGCACTCACTGCACCGGAAAGGGACAACAATCCACAAATGGCAGTCCCCAACAATATTAAATTTTTAGCGGGCGAACGCCTGATGCAGAGTAAATTTGCCTTCAACTACCAAAAAAAAGGACTGAACAATACTGAATGGCAAGCCAATTTATTTTACACATTCCGGGATTTTGAAAATGCCTTACCGTTTGTGAATGGAGGAATTGTTTCATTGAAAAGACATTTTCCGGGTGGTAATCTCAGGTTTAATAGGACTGTCCCCATTCATGATTTTATCTGGAAATGGAGTGCCGGCATTGATGTAGAATTGCAGGATGATTTGAGACTTAGATTTAATAATATGGATGGCAAACCCGGTAATGAAGTTTTCAGGCAACAAGAGACTTTTCTCAATAGCGGTGTTTATATGATAAATGCCCTTCAGGCATCTTCATCCTTAGAATGGACATTAGGAATTAGGGCAGATTTTATCAGGATAAGCGCAAAAGTGCCGGACAAATCCACCGAACAAATTCAATACAACAGGTTTAACCCGACTTTTGGACTGAATTACAGACCCGGAAGGAATACTTATCTTTTTGCAAATTTTACCACAAACTTTGAATCCCCTGCACTGATAGAGCTGTCTAATAATCCATCCGGAACTACGGGTTTTAATAAAAATGTAAATCCACAGACATCTGTCAACAGAGAAGTCGGAATGCGAATGAACATTTTCAAAAAGCTGAAAGCGGAAATGAGTGTGTTTTACATCAGTATCAGCAACGAAATATTACCTTATGAACTTCCTGAATTTCCCCAACGCATTTTTTACAGAAATGCAGGCAAATCCAGACGAATTGGAATGGAAGCAGCAGCGACATGGACAGTTTCAGACAGAATAACCGGACATTTTAACTATACTTTATCTGATTTTCAATACACAGATTATATTTTGAACGGAGAAAATCTGAACGGCAACAAGCCCGCCGGAATTCCGGTTCATAATTTATTTACAGATTGGAGATATACGTCTGCAGACCGATGGTTTTTGATTTTGACGGGGAGATATACCTCCGGTATTTTTGTAAATGACTTTAATGTATTGAAAGATAATGCTTACGTTTTATTTAATCTGAAAGCAGGTGCCACCTTTAAATTTAAAAACTTCACATTAGAGCCATATGGGGGTTTGATGAATATTGGGGATGAAAGATACAGTTCCAATATCCGAATCAACGCCGCAGGTAACAGATTTTTTGAACCGGCACCGGGAAGACATTTTTTTGCTGTTGTAAAGGTGCTTTTCTGA
- a CDS encoding T9SS type A sorting domain-containing protein has protein sequence MKRIVLPIVLIFVAIASIDGQVNLNLENWRISDRAAPFDWSEPENWTSTNGLTEFINPGVNETSDAHEGNSAVLISSLQIFGSNTASSLVLGKGMIDFKTQTISLDGAGLPLEQRLASVSAWYKYENNQNVGAGKAEIFVIRWTPNENKRTVLAYENVSLPISKEYKQIEISLDMDDFIAQMDSVIIIFHSDENADISQGTGKLYIDDVRLGYVTNTDNISVQQSFKISPNPVFKNGSITIDGIDFEAKTIRLYDMNGKILLTEFTQTNTIKLDPSVKSGLYILEITTDRGLYKSKIVIL, from the coding sequence ATGAAAAGGATCGTTTTACCCATCGTTTTAATTTTTGTGGCAATTGCAAGTATAGATGGACAAGTTAACCTTAATTTAGAAAACTGGAGGATTTCAGATCGGGCAGCCCCATTTGATTGGTCAGAACCGGAAAACTGGACATCTACCAACGGACTTACAGAGTTTATAAATCCGGGCGTCAATGAGACATCAGATGCACATGAAGGCAATTCAGCAGTTTTGATATCGTCTTTGCAGATTTTCGGATCAAACACAGCAAGTAGCCTGGTACTCGGGAAGGGTATGATTGACTTCAAAACACAAACAATTTCTCTTGATGGAGCAGGCCTTCCGTTAGAACAAAGATTAGCATCTGTTTCTGCCTGGTACAAATACGAAAACAACCAGAATGTCGGTGCAGGTAAAGCAGAGATATTCGTAATCCGATGGACGCCAAATGAAAATAAAAGGACAGTTCTTGCTTATGAAAATGTTAGTCTTCCAATATCTAAGGAGTACAAACAAATCGAAATCAGTCTGGATATGGATGATTTTATTGCACAAATGGATAGTGTAATAATCATTTTTCACAGCGATGAAAATGCAGATATATCGCAAGGAACAGGAAAGTTGTATATAGATGATGTTCGTCTGGGATATGTGACAAATACCGACAATATATCTGTTCAGCAATCCTTTAAAATCTCTCCTAATCCGGTGTTTAAAAATGGAAGTATAACAATTGACGGTATTGATTTTGAAGCAAAAACAATTCGATTATATGATATGAATGGAAAAATATTGTTGACTGAATTCACTCAAACAAATACCATCAAATTAGACCCATCTGTAAAATCAGGTCTTTATATTTTGGAAATCACCACAGATCGGGGTCTCTATAAATCAAAAATAGTAATCTTGTAA